A region of Colletotrichum higginsianum IMI 349063 chromosome 10, whole genome shotgun sequence DNA encodes the following proteins:
- a CDS encoding RNA helicase-like protein gives MPADEHSGERRDQEGRHRRTRSQSVTRSRSRSRSPRRHRDETRRRSPIDGRSSRRERRRSPRREDRDRESSHHHRHHHHRHRGYKDKDQSSKKPATAATEPLPYEARQLSKSELGVFRPLLAYYLDLQKQKDIRDMDEREVRGRWKSFVGKWNRGQLSQGWYDPEMFVAAKERAIEEGIDGPRDGAGRDETEEAMEEKRGRVGDEDGIEDDEDDDEDDDDLGPRPPPTAREGGQRSGPGIPSMADLSLHRETLAEEAQREREARVADLRQQRKDDRKLQRERLDDVAPRAEAGTRERQLEKKALVNDKMKEFRDKGGGDGGVPEVAEQELMGGGDSLQEFKAMKAREERKKTEREVRREEIARAREVERQERVREYREREEGVMKGLRELARQRFG, from the coding sequence ATGCCCGCGGACGAGCACTCAGGCGAGAGGAGGGACCAGGAAGGGAGACACAGACGGACGCGCTCTCAGTCCGTGACCCGCAGCCGTTCGCGATCGCGGTCTCCCAGGCGACACCGGGATGAGACGAGACGGAGGTCACCCATCGACGGGAGGAGCTCGCGGCGGGAGCGGAGGCGGTCTCCGCGCAGGGAGGACCGCGACCGGGAGTCCAGTCATCATCaccggcaccaccaccatcgccatcggGGCTACAAAGACAAAGACCAGAGCAGCAAGAAACCCGCCACCGCAGCTACTGAGCCTCTACCTTACGAGGCACGGCAGCTATCCAAGTCGGAGCTCGGCGTATTCCGACCGTTGCTGGCGTACTACCTCGACTTGCAGAAGCAAAAGGACATCCGCGATATGGACGAGCGGGAGGTACGGGGCCGTTGGAAGAGTTTTGTGGGGAAATGGAACCGCGGGCAGCTAAGTCAGGGGTGGTATGATCCCGAGATGTTTGTTGCGGCCAAGGAGAGGGCCATTGAGGAGGGCATTGATGGACCAAGGGACGGGGCGGGGCGCGATGAAACTGAGGAGGCGATGGAGGAGAAGCGTGGGAGGGTTGGTGACGAGGATGGGAttgaggatgacgaggacgatgatgaagatgacgatgacctcGGACCGAGACCCCCGCCCACGGcacgagaaggaggccaacGCTCAGGCCCCGGCATCCCGAGCATGGCGGACCTGTCCCTCCACCGCGAGACCCTGGCCGAGGAAGCGCAGCGCGAGAGGGAGGCGCGGGTCGCGGACCTTCGGCAGCAGCGCAAAGACGATCGCAAGCTGCAGCGCGAGCGGCTGGACGACGTGGCGCCGCGCGCGGAAGCTGGGACGCGCGAGAGGCagctggagaagaaggcgttGGTGAACGACAAGATGAAGGAGTTCCGAGACAAgggcggcggagatggcGGAGTGCCAGAGGTCGCGGAGCAGGAACTCATGGGGGGCGGAGACTCGCTGCAGGAGTTCAAGGCGATGAAAGCgcgggaggagaggaagaagacggaaagagaggtgaggagggaggagattgcgagggcgagggaggtAGAGAGGCAGGAGAGGGTCCGGGAGTATcgcgagagggaggaaggggtTATGAAGGGGCTGAGGGAGCTAGCGAGGCAGAGATTCGGGTAG